A window of the Trichoderma asperellum chromosome 4, complete sequence genome harbors these coding sequences:
- a CDS encoding uncharacterized protein (EggNog:ENOG41): MTACLADNAADISTFEEHISMVRNTSVPIYWINLRCDGSVLEKRVTSKERREGNKSKLTDASILRQMIGEHGLLSPRQHDNTVRLIADTIDVSRTLEESVHQLLHILHRQY, encoded by the coding sequence ATGACGGCGTGCCTTGCAGACAATGCCGCAGATATCAGCACTTTTGAAGAGCACATCTCCATGGTCCGCAACACATCTGTGCCTATTTACTGGATTAATCTTAGATGTGACGGAAGTGTTTTAGAAAAGCGTGTTACAAGTAAGGAACGGCGAGAGGGGAATAAAAGCAAATTGACAGATGCTAGCATCCTGCGACAGATGATAGGGGAACATGGACTTTTAAGCCCGCGCCAACATGACAATACCGTGCGGCTAATCGCAGATACGATAGATGTAAGCAGGACATTAGAAGAATCAGTTCACCAGCTCCTACATATACTACATCGCCAATATTAA